The nucleotide sequence GGATTTTCTTGTACAATCTTGATAGAGAGGTCTTTCACAGCTTCAATAGTCGCTTCAAACTCCTTATCGTTCGCATCGGGTTTCACATCTGGCATCTCTTTTATCATCGCTTTGATGTACGGCTTTTCTTCTACAATACTCTCTATCTCGAAGCGCTTTTTACCCTGAATGATAATAGTTACATTGCCGTCGGGCATTTTCAATACTCTGAGAATACGGGCTACCGTACCAAAACGAAAGAGGTCTTTGCCCTCAGGTATTTCGGTCTTCTCGTCTAATTGAGCTACAACACCAATAGTCTTAGTAGTAGCATATGCCTCGTTGATAAGGTGAATAGACGCATCTCTCCCCGCACTGATAGGCACTACTACTCCTGGAAATAGCACAGTGTTTTTCAAGGGAAGAATAGGTAACACGTGTGGTATGCGTTCGCGTTCTATCTCTTCTTCATCTTCCAAAGTAAGAAGCGGAATAAACTCTGTATCTTCGTCTATATGTTCAGCCAAAAGGCTGTCAAAATTTCCTATATTCATATTTAGATCGTTACTATATGCCATTTTGTCAGTAGTCACTTGTCTATATAAATATTCTCATTATATCTATACAGTTTAAAATCAATTTCTTATATACTACAAAATGTACATTGCTTCCTATATATTACAATAGGTGTGCCATAAAAATTACCTCCTTCTTACTTTCTTCTTTACTCCGTCTTTACCGTCATACTCCCCCCTATTGCCTATGACCTAAGGTCTAGTGCCTTTTCCCTTTCTTTCGCCTCGAAACCCCGTTTTTGCCATTTTTAGCCTTGTTGTATTATATTATGAGTCAATTACTTATACACTCTTTCTATACCAATCGTCCAAGATTCGTATAAGCTTCCTATAAGCTCTCTATAAGCTAACCCCACCTCTCTTACAGCCTTTTTTCACCAAAATTCTTCTCAGCTCCCTTCCGTTCTTCTCCGTTTCCTTCCGAATACTCCTAACCGTCCCAACACATCGCTTTTTCATCTCAAACTTTGGCAAAGTTGAATAAACTGATAATATTTCCTCTTTTCCAAATTTTCCAATTCTCTCATTTTCGAATTCTCTAATTACCCCCGCCTGTACGGCTCGTACTACCCTACTTCATCATAAAACTCCTCTCTAAGTTTTCACGATGGTTAGGGTGCGCTATTGCAATCAATGCCTTAGCCCTTTCACATAAATTCTTGCCAAAAAGCTCAGCCACACCATATTCAGTAACGATATACTGCACGTGAGCACGAGTGGTTACCACACCTGCCCCTTGTTTAAGAAAAGGCACAATCTTGCTCTCTCCTTTGTTTGTGGTCGAAGGAAACGCAATGATTGATTTACCTCCTTCACTAAGCATTGCACCTCTTACAAAGTCTATCTGTCCACCAAATCCTGAATAAATAGCCGTTCCAATAGAATCAGCACACACCTGCCCTGTAAGATCCACCTCTATTGCCGAATTGATAGATATCATTTTCGGGTTCTGACGTATCACCGACACCTCATTAGTGTACGAAGCTTCAGCTATTTCCACTGATGGATTTTTGTCAATAAAATCATATAACTCTTGTGTTCCCATCACAAACGAAGCTATAATCTTGCCTTTGTCTATCTTCTTTTCATAACCATTAATCACACCCTTTTTCACCAAATCAAGCACTCCTTCTGTGAGCAGTTCTGTATGAATACCTAAGTTTTTTAGGTGTCCCATCTCTCCCAAAGTAGCATTAGGAATGTTACCAATTCCTAATTGCAATGTACTACCGTCCTCAATAAGAGGTATAATATGTCGGGCTATTTGTTTTTCAATAGTATCAGGTTCTGTAAGATGCAATGAGAAGATAGGAGCATCGTGTTCTACTAAGAAGTCTATTTCATCAATATGTAGAAGAGCATCACCGTAAGTACGAGGCATTTGCTTGTTTACTTTTGCAATCACATATTTTGCATTGCGTATCGCCGATTTACAAGCCTCTACACTCACGCCCATAGAACAAAAACCAAACTTATCAGGAGGCGATACTTGTATAAGCACTACATCTACTTTAACGTGCTTCCTATCAAATAATAAAGGCATATCACTTAAAAAAATAGGGGTATAAGAACCATTCCCATTTTTCATAATATCTCGCACATTCCTCGATAGAAAAAAAGAATTTACATAAAAACTATCCTTGTATTTAGGGTCAGCATAAGGAGCGTCTCCCTCAATGTGAATGTGCCCTATACTTACATTGCGTAGTTCTGATGCACGCTCTACAAGAGCATCTACAAGTATTTCAGGTACAGCAGCGCCTCCGTGAATATAAACAAAGTCACCACTCTTTACAACCTTTAAGGCTTCTTGAGCAGTCGTAATTTTTGCCATTTAAAATAATATTAGTTAATAGCTCAAAAGTACTACATTAAATCCAATTGGCAAAATAATTAGTAATATAATTTTTTTTAGTACCTTTGTCCCCAATTTTAAAAACGAAGTATTATGTATCCACCTGAATTGGTAAAACCAATGATAGAAGAACTAACAGCGGTTGGTTTTGAAGAATTAAAAACAGCTGAGGCTGTAAGAGAAGCACTGAAAAGAGCAGGTACTACCCTCGTGGTAGTAAACTCTGTATGCGGTTGTGCTGCCCGTAATGCGCGCCCTGCAGTAATCTACAGCTTGCAAAACGCTAAGAAACCCGACCATCTTACCACTGTTTTTGCTGGGGTCGATAGAGAGGCTACTGAAGAAGCTCGTAACTTTATGCTTCCTTTTCCTCCCTCCTCTCCTAGTATAGCTCTGTTTAAAGATGGTGAATTAGTGCATATGTTGGAACGCCATCACATCGAAGGTAGAATGGCTGAAGCTATCGCTGAAAATCTCCAACAAGCCTATAATGAATTTTGTTAATCAATTTTCATTTCTAAAAAATCCTTTTGTGATATCTTTGGTATCACAAAAGGATTTTTTAATACTGATTAGGAATACGCTCTGCCCCTTCAATAATAAAGTCGGTTAAGCGTTGTAAGTAGATATTAATTTGCGGGTCAGTTACATTAAACAGCAATACAATTACCAGTTGCTCATTTGGGTATACTGATAGCCAACCGTAACCTCCCACTCCCATTCCTGTGTGACCAAAATAATCACGCCCATTCCAGTCTCGCTGGTTTTGCCAACATATACCATAACTCACTTCAGTATCATCAAAAGTACATTGCTTTTTTAGCATCTCGTTTTCTATAGGCTGAGAAAGAAAATTATGGCGCTCTATAGCAATTCCCATTTTAGCAATATCGTTAGAAGTAGAAAGAAAGCCTCCTCCTGCCAGCTTAAAGTAGTTATTCACATCAGGAGCTTTGGTGAGTCCTCCTTTTTTAGACCTTGAATAAGGTGTAGCCTCATCTTTAATTATTTTCCCTCTATCAGGGAAAGTGCGCCACATATTCAAAGGCTTAAACACTTCCTCTTTAGCCACATTCTCAAACTTCTCATTCAAACACTTTTCTATAGCCAATGAAATCAAATTTATACCGTAGCTACTATACAAAAACTTTGTTCCTGGTGCCGACTGTAATATGTCATCTTTAAATAAATTCACTCCCTGTTCAATACTGTAAGCTTTATTTAAAGTATATTCATTAGCCCTATAAGTGCGTATGCCTGCTAAGTGTCCTGCAAGTTGTTTCACAGTAAAATCAAAAGGCTTTTGCGGGTAATCAGGTATATATTCATAGATTGAAGTATTCCAGTCAAACTTCTTTTGTTCTTGCAGTCTAGCCAGTACCATTCCTGTAATAGCTTTCGACATACTCGCTACCCTAAATAGCGTATTCTTAGGGTCAATAGTTGTCTTTTGGGTAATATCAGCATATCCATAACCTCTTTGCCATATTATTTTTCCTTGTTTGGCTACAGTTACAGAGGCTCCTGGTATAATTTGTTCTTGTATTAGGTATTGTAATATTTTTTCAGCTTCAGTACGTGCATCGTCAAACGAAATTACTTCAGAAGGGTTTCTTTTAAACACATCTACATCTTGAAGCTTCTTTTGTGCAAATAATGAATTAAAAAATGAAATAATAGTGCTAAACAAAACAATAAGTATTAGTTTTTTCATAAATTATTAACAAATGCTATTTTTTCATTATTTCAGCTACCTTTTCCCCTATTTTAGCAGGCGAATCTACTACGTGAACACCACATTCACGTAAAATACGTTTTTTAGCTTCAGCAGTATCATCAGCACCTCCTACTATAGCCCCGGCGTGTCCCATTGTTCTTCCTTTAGGAGCTGTTTCACCTGCTATAAAACTAACCACAGGCTTTTTATTGCCATTGGCTTTTATCCATCGGGCTGCTTCTGGCTCTAACTGTCCACCTATTTCACCTATCATCACAATACAATGAGTTTCTGGGTCATTCATCAATAATTCTACAGCCTCCTTAGTAGTAGTACCAATAATAGGGTCTCCTCCAATACCAATAGCTGTGGTAATCCCTAATCCTTGTCTTACAATTTGGTCAGCTGCCTCATAGGTAAGTGTCCCTGATTTTGAAACTATCCCCACGTGTCCTTTCTTAAAGATAAAACCTGGCATAATGCCTACTTTTGCCTCTTCAGGCGTAATCACTCCTGGACAGTTAGGACCTACCAAGCGGCAATCTCTATTCTTTATGTAGGCTGCTACTTTCACCATATCAGCTACCGGAATCCCTTCTGTAATAGTGATAATTACTTTTATCCCTGCATCAGCAGCTTCCATAATAGCATCAGCTGCAAAAGCGGGTGGCACAAAAATAATAGATACATCAGCTCCTGTTGCTTTCACAGCATCGGCTACCGTATTAAACACTGGCTTTCCTAAATGTGTTTGACCTCCTTTATTAGGGGTAATTCCTCCTACCACATTAGTGCCGTATGCAATCATTTGTTCAGCGTGAAAAGTACCTTCGCTTCCTGTGAAACCTTGTACTATTACTTTTGAATTCTTATTAACTAATACACTCATTGCAATTATTTTTTTTGTTTTCTTATAGCAAAGATAAATAAGATTTCTATACTTTCAAAATCTTTCGTAAAGAAATCGATTATTATTTTACGTTCTTCTTTTTATCATATTAATTATCAATCTATTGCAGTGTTACCTTTTTCATCTATTCTCATAACAAAAAAGGGCTACCCACATAGGTAACCCTTTTGTAATATGCTGTCCCCAACACTCGTTATGCGAGCATTGTTACAGGATTCTCAATATAAGCTTTGAGTGTTTGTAAGAATTGAGCTCCAGTAGCCCCGTCGATAGTACGGTGGTCGCAAGCAAGAGTTACTTGCATAGTGTGACCTACTACTATTTGTCCGTTTTTCACTACAGGTTTCTCAACAATAGCTCCTACTGAAAGAATAGCAGAGTTAGGCTGATTGATGATAGAAGTAAATACATCTACCCCAAACATACCCAAGTTAGACACAGTGAAAGTACTTCCTTCCATTTCGGCAGGAGTAAGTTTCTTGTTGCGTGCCTTACCAGCCAAGTCTTTTACCAAGGCGCCTATTTGAGTAAGCGTTAAAGTATCCGTAAACTTGATAACAGGTACTACCAAGCCATCTTCAATAGCCACAGCCACCCCTACATTCACGTGCTTGTTGTAAAGGGTGGTATCGCCTTTCCAAGAAGTATTTACTTGAGGGTGTTTTTTAAGTGCCATTGCGCAGGCTTTCACTACCATATCGTTGAAAGATATTTTGGTGTCTGGCAAATTGTTGATTTGAGCGCGAGATTCCATCGCGTTATCCATATCAATTTCTATTGCCAAATAGTAGTGAGGTGCAGTAAATTTAGATTCTGCCAAACGTTTCGCAATCGTTTTGCGCATTTGTGAGTTTTTCACCTCTTCAGTTACTTCCACTCCCACAGGAATTACAGTTGGGATAGCTGCGCTAGCGGTTGCAGGTGTAGCCGTAGTAGCCGTAGCAACCTTAGCACTTGGTGTAAAGTTTTCTACGTCTTTCTTCACAATACGTCCATTTTCACCTGTTCCTTTCACCTCAGTAAGGTTAATACCTTTATCTTGTGCTATTTTCTTAGCCAAAGGAGAAGCAAATACGCGGTCGTTTGCATTAGCTACCGAAGTAGTAGCTGATGTGGCTGTTTCAGCCGGTTTGCTTTCAGCCTTAGGAGTTGAAGGAGCCGAAGTTGAAGCTCCGCCAGCTTTCACGGCTGCCAAAACTGCGTTCACATCAGTACCCGCAGGGCCTATAATCGCCAATAATGAATCTACTGCTGCGCTTTCTCCTTCTTTTAAACCTATATACAATAAAGTACCTGAGTAAAATGATTCAAACTCCATTGTAGCCTTATCGGTTTCAATTTCAGCTAAGATATCACCTTCTTTTACAGTATCACCTACCTTTTTGAGCCAAGAAGCCACAGTACCTTCCGTCATTGTATCACTGAGTCGAGGCATTGTTACCACTTCTACTCCTGCTGGTATAGTAGCACCAGCAACAGGAGCCGTAGTTACCTCAGCAACAGGTTTAGCTTCTTCAGCTTTAGGAGCCGATGCTTGAGCTCCTCCAGCTATAAGTGCCGAAATATCTTCACCCTCTTTACCTATGATAGCCAATAAGGTATCTACTTTAGCACTTTCTCCTTCTTTTAAACCTATATACAATAAGGTTCCTGTATGGAATGATTCAAATTCCATTGTAGCTTTATCCGTCTCGATTTCTGCTAAGATATCGCCTTCATTTACTTTATCGCCTACTTTTTTAAGCCACTTTGCTACAACACCCTCTTCCATAGTGTCGCTCAAGCGTGGCATAGTAATAATTTCTGCCATTTATGTTGTTATATTTAATTAGTGTTTCCTTTTTTATTATAATCTACTGGGCAAGAAAGGGTAATTTTCTTGGTCGTAAACCACATCATACATAATATGTGTTTCTGGATAAGGTGATTCTTCTGCAAATTTCTCACACTCAGCCACACGTTCTTTCACACGTTCGTCGATAGCTTCTAACTCAGCATCGGTAGCATATTTCTTCTCTTTGATAACCGCAAGTACATTGGTGATTGGGTCTTGTTTTTTGTACTCTTCCACCTCTTCTTTAGTACGGTAGTGTTGCGCATCCGACATTGAGTGTCCACGATAACGATAAGTACGAATGTCAAGCAAAGTTGGTCCTTCTCCACGGCGAGCGCGTTCTACTGCTTCATACACCGCTTCGGCTACTGTTTCAGGGTGCATACCATCTACGGGTTGGCAAGGCATTTGGTAACCCAACCCGAGTTTCCAAATATCCACGTGGTTAGCAGTTCTTTCTACCGATGTACCCATTGCGTAGTGATTGTTTTCTACAATAAAAACCACAGGCAATTTCCACAACATAGCCATATTCATTGTTTCGTGAAAAGCTCCTTGGCGCACCGCACCATCACCCATAAAGGTAAGTGTAACCGCCTCTCTATTGAAGTACTTATCGGCAAAAGCCAAACCAGCACCCAATGCAATCTGTCCTCCTACGATACCGTGACCACCATAGAAGTGGTGTTCTTTCGAAAAGATGTGCATAGAGCCTCCTAATCCAAGAGAAGTACCTGTACCTTTACCGTACAATTCAGCCATAATACGTTTAGGGTCTACGCCCAAACCTATGGGATGTACGTGGCAACGGTAAGAAGTAATCATTTTGTCTTTGGTAGGGTCAATAGCGTGCAAACAACCTGCAGCCACCGCTTCTTGACCGTTGTATAGGTGCAAGAACCCCCTTACTTTTTGTTGAATATAAACTGCAGCGAGTTTATCTTCAAATTTCCTCCAAAAAAGCATATCCTCGTACCATTTTAGGTACACTTCTTTATCAAATTTTTTCATTGGTTTTTTGATGTATATAAAAGTCTATTAGTATTCTTACAATAGTATATTTTCTATTATGTTCCGCTATGAGTCCCTCTTAAATTGACTCTTCCTTCGTCTTTTCTTTATCTGCCCGTGCGGCTCGCACCGTCTTTTGTTCGTCTTTTGTTCGTCTTTTGTTCGTCTTTTGTTCGTCTTTTGTTCGTCTTTTCTTTATCTGCCTGTGTGGCTCGCACCGTCATTTGTCCGTCTTAGCTTCAAATAGCCTTCGATTTTCAACCTTATTCCCTTCTTATAAAAACTTTTTACACTTCATTTCTCATTTGCTAATTCTCAAATTTGCTAATTTGCTAATTACGACTGCCTGTGTGGCTCGCACCGTCATTAACTTGGTATTATTGGCATTTTTGGCATTATGGTATTAAACTTTTCAGCTTTTACCTATTAGCTTTCTGAGCAGTTTTAAATCACTTTCCAAAAATATTTGCAAAGGTGCAAAAAAAATATCACCTAACCAAAAAATATTCAAAAAAAATTTTATACCTTTGTCCCATTAATTCAAATTTTAAATGTAATGAAGATAAAATTAACTTCCGCACTTTTGTTATTGATAACGATTATTTCGTGTAAATCAACTACAAACAATCAAGGAGAGAGTACTGCTAATTATGAGGTAATTCCACTACCCGAAATGATTACCACTCCCCAAGCTGATGCCGATAAACCTTTCGTGCTTACGGCTGATACCAAAATCACCTATCCAGAAGGTGATGCTTCTTTACAGCAGTACGCTGGATTCTTGCAAGAGTATATCAAAAAACAAGCAGGAATTGAAGTGAATATCACTCCTAACCAAAACAATGAGACCAACACTATTGCCTTGTTGCAAAATTACCAAAACAACAACAAAGAGGCTTACCAAGTAGTGGTGAATGCCAAGAACATTACTGTAAATGGAGCTTCTAAAGCGGGTACTTTCTATGGAGTACAACTCTTGAGAAAATCCATTCCGGTACAAAAAGTAGGCAAAGTCATCTTCCCTGCCAAAGAAATAACCGATAAACCCTATTTCGCTTATCGTGGTGCACATTTAGATAGTGCCCGTCACTTTTTTAATGCCGACTCTGTGCGCATTTATATCGATATGTTAGCACTCCACAATATCAATAAATTCCATTGGCATCTCACCGATGATCAAGGTTGGCGTTTTGAATCTAAAAAATACCCCGAACTTACTGTGGTAGGAAGCACTCGTAGCCAAACTATGGTAAACAAACAGTGGGACACCTTCGATGGTAAACCTCACGGAGGCTTCTATACTCAGCAAGAAATGAAAGACATTGTAAAATATGCCGCCGACCGCAATATTACCGTTATTCCTGAGATAGACCTCCCAGGACATATGGTTGCTGCTTTGGCTACTTATCCACAATTAGGCTGTACAGGAGGCCCTTATAAAGTAAGAGAAACTTGGGGCATAGCCGAAGATGTACTTTGTGCTGGCAACCCCGAAACTTATGATTTCATTAAAAATATATTAGAAGAAGTAACTGAAGTATTCCCTTCAGAATATATCCATATAGGAGGTGACGAATGTCCTAAAGATAGCTGGAAGAAATGCCCTAAATGCCAAGCTAAGATAAAAGAGTTAGGTATTAAAGGTGATGCTAAACACACAGCCGAAGAATACTTACAAAGTCACATAATTACATTCGCTGAAGATGTATTAGCTAAAAAAGGTCGCAAAATCATTGGTTGGGACGAAATCCTTGAAGGAGGTTTAGCTCCTAATGCTACTGTAATGTCTTGGAGAGGTATCGGGGGCGCTATAGAAGCAGCCAAGTCTAACCACGATGCTATTATGACCCCTGTTTCTTATTGCTACTTCGACTATTATCAAACAGATAAAACCGATAAAGAACCTCTTGCTATTGGTGGTTATGTACCGGTAGAACGTGTTTACTCTTTCAATCCTTACCCCGATGCGCTTAATAAAGAACAACAAAAACACATCTTAGGAGTACAAGCCAATGTTTGGACAGAGTATATCAAGACTTTCAAACACGTACAATATATGGTATTGCCTCGTTTTGCAGCCTTAGCCGAAGTACAATGGGAAGACCCTGCAAAACCTAAAGACTACAATCAGTTTTTACAACGCTTAATGCGCTTACTTCCTATCTACCAGTTAGAAGGTTATAACTATGCTAAACACATATTCGATCTTCGTGCCGAAGTAAAACCTGAGGTAGGTGATATACAAGTAACACTCTCTTGTTTACAAGACACACCTATCTATTACACTACCGATGGGAGTGAACCTACTAAGAGTTCTAACGTGTATAAAGAACCTTTAAAACTCACTCAAGATACACATCTAAAAGCTAAAGTATTCGGTCAGGAAACCGAAAGTAGCTTCGAACAACAGTTCCTTTTCAACAAAGCAACCGTACGCCCTATTGAGTTCCTCAGTAAACCTAGTTACAACTATACTTTTGGGGGCGCTATTACCTTAGTTGATGGTAGAAAAGGGGGTACTAATTCACGCTCTGGAGAATGGTTAGGTTTTAGTGAAGCACCTTGTGAAGTGGTGATTACCCTAAAAGAAAATACTCCTGTAAAAGAAGTGCGCTTCAATGCTCTTATTGAAACAGGTGATTGGATTTACCCTCCAACCAGCTTTGAAGTATCGGGGTCTAAGGACGGTAAAAGTTATGATTTACTCGCTAAAGAAAACTATGCGCTTCCTAAGGAACCTCTCAAAGAAATAAAAACTTACTCTCTTTCTTTCCCTGAAAAAGAAGTAACCTATCTAAAAGTGAAGATAAATGGAGTAAACAAAATTCCTTCTTTCCATCAAGGAGCAGCTGGTAAACCTGGTTTCCTCTTCATCGATGAAATTCAAGTATTGTAATGGGCTTACATAACAATAAACAAAAAGCTATCTAATAGTTCTTATTAGATAGCTTTTTTATATCTCAATATGAGGGTATTTCTTTTTAAAAACCTCTATTTTCTGTCGTAATTGTATTTGAAACTGCCGATAACTCTCTGTTTTAGGGTTAAACGGACGATGTTGCAACCCTTTCTGTATGGCATCTACTTGTTTCATATCTGCCTGAGTA is from Capnocytophaga ochracea DSM 7271 and encodes:
- a CDS encoding serine hydrolase domain-containing protein; protein product: MKKLILIVLFSTIISFFNSLFAQKKLQDVDVFKRNPSEVISFDDARTEAEKILQYLIQEQIIPGASVTVAKQGKIIWQRGYGYADITQKTTIDPKNTLFRVASMSKAITGMVLARLQEQKKFDWNTSIYEYIPDYPQKPFDFTVKQLAGHLAGIRTYRANEYTLNKAYSIEQGVNLFKDDILQSAPGTKFLYSSYGINLISLAIEKCLNEKFENVAKEEVFKPLNMWRTFPDRGKIIKDEATPYSRSKKGGLTKAPDVNNYFKLAGGGFLSTSNDIAKMGIAIERHNFLSQPIENEMLKKQCTFDDTEVSYGICWQNQRDWNGRDYFGHTGMGVGGYGWLSVYPNEQLVIVLLFNVTDPQINIYLQRLTDFIIEGAERIPNQY
- the sucD gene encoding succinate--CoA ligase subunit alpha gives rise to the protein MSVLVNKNSKVIVQGFTGSEGTFHAEQMIAYGTNVVGGITPNKGGQTHLGKPVFNTVADAVKATGADVSIIFVPPAFAADAIMEAADAGIKVIITITEGIPVADMVKVAAYIKNRDCRLVGPNCPGVITPEEAKVGIMPGFIFKKGHVGIVSKSGTLTYEAADQIVRQGLGITTAIGIGGDPIIGTTTKEAVELLMNDPETHCIVMIGEIGGQLEPEAARWIKANGNKKPVVSFIAGETAPKGRTMGHAGAIVGGADDTAEAKKRILRECGVHVVDSPAKIGEKVAEIMKK
- a CDS encoding beta-N-acetylhexosaminidase — encoded protein: MKIKLTSALLLLITIISCKSTTNNQGESTANYEVIPLPEMITTPQADADKPFVLTADTKITYPEGDASLQQYAGFLQEYIKKQAGIEVNITPNQNNETNTIALLQNYQNNNKEAYQVVVNAKNITVNGASKAGTFYGVQLLRKSIPVQKVGKVIFPAKEITDKPYFAYRGAHLDSARHFFNADSVRIYIDMLALHNINKFHWHLTDDQGWRFESKKYPELTVVGSTRSQTMVNKQWDTFDGKPHGGFYTQQEMKDIVKYAADRNITVIPEIDLPGHMVAALATYPQLGCTGGPYKVRETWGIAEDVLCAGNPETYDFIKNILEEVTEVFPSEYIHIGGDECPKDSWKKCPKCQAKIKELGIKGDAKHTAEEYLQSHIITFAEDVLAKKGRKIIGWDEILEGGLAPNATVMSWRGIGGAIEAAKSNHDAIMTPVSYCYFDYYQTDKTDKEPLAIGGYVPVERVYSFNPYPDALNKEQQKHILGVQANVWTEYIKTFKHVQYMVLPRFAALAEVQWEDPAKPKDYNQFLQRLMRLLPIYQLEGYNYAKHIFDLRAEVKPEVGDIQVTLSCLQDTPIYYTTDGSEPTKSSNVYKEPLKLTQDTHLKAKVFGQETESSFEQQFLFNKATVRPIEFLSKPSYNYTFGGAITLVDGRKGGTNSRSGEWLGFSEAPCEVVITLKENTPVKEVRFNALIETGDWIYPPTSFEVSGSKDGKSYDLLAKENYALPKEPLKEIKTYSLSFPEKEVTYLKVKINGVNKIPSFHQGAAGKPGFLFIDEIQVL
- a CDS encoding acetyl-CoA hydrolase/transferase family protein → MAKITTAQEALKVVKSGDFVYIHGGAAVPEILVDALVERASELRNVSIGHIHIEGDAPYADPKYKDSFYVNSFFLSRNVRDIMKNGNGSYTPIFLSDMPLLFDRKHVKVDVVLIQVSPPDKFGFCSMGVSVEACKSAIRNAKYVIAKVNKQMPRTYGDALLHIDEIDFLVEHDAPIFSLHLTEPDTIEKQIARHIIPLIEDGSTLQLGIGNIPNATLGEMGHLKNLGIHTELLTEGVLDLVKKGVINGYEKKIDKGKIIASFVMGTQELYDFIDKNPSVEIAEASYTNEVSVIRQNPKMISINSAIEVDLTGQVCADSIGTAIYSGFGGQIDFVRGAMLSEGGKSIIAFPSTTNKGESKIVPFLKQGAGVVTTRAHVQYIVTEYGVAELFGKNLCERAKALIAIAHPNHRENLERSFMMK
- a CDS encoding BrxA/BrxB family bacilliredoxin encodes the protein MYPPELVKPMIEELTAVGFEELKTAEAVREALKRAGTTLVVVNSVCGCAARNARPAVIYSLQNAKKPDHLTTVFAGVDREATEEARNFMLPFPPSSPSIALFKDGELVHMLERHHIEGRMAEAIAENLQQAYNEFC
- a CDS encoding pyruvate dehydrogenase complex dihydrolipoamide acetyltransferase → MAEIITMPRLSDTMEEGVVAKWLKKVGDKVNEGDILAEIETDKATMEFESFHTGTLLYIGLKEGESAKVDTLLAIIGKEGEDISALIAGGAQASAPKAEEAKPVAEVTTAPVAGATIPAGVEVVTMPRLSDTMTEGTVASWLKKVGDTVKEGDILAEIETDKATMEFESFYSGTLLYIGLKEGESAAVDSLLAIIGPAGTDVNAVLAAVKAGGASTSAPSTPKAESKPAETATSATTSVANANDRVFASPLAKKIAQDKGINLTEVKGTGENGRIVKKDVENFTPSAKVATATTATPATASAAIPTVIPVGVEVTEEVKNSQMRKTIAKRLAESKFTAPHYYLAIEIDMDNAMESRAQINNLPDTKISFNDMVVKACAMALKKHPQVNTSWKGDTTLYNKHVNVGVAVAIEDGLVVPVIKFTDTLTLTQIGALVKDLAGKARNKKLTPAEMEGSTFTVSNLGMFGVDVFTSIINQPNSAILSVGAIVEKPVVKNGQIVVGHTMQVTLACDHRTIDGATGAQFLQTLKAYIENPVTMLA
- the pdhA gene encoding pyruvate dehydrogenase (acetyl-transferring) E1 component subunit alpha, which gives rise to MKKFDKEVYLKWYEDMLFWRKFEDKLAAVYIQQKVRGFLHLYNGQEAVAAGCLHAIDPTKDKMITSYRCHVHPIGLGVDPKRIMAELYGKGTGTSLGLGGSMHIFSKEHHFYGGHGIVGGQIALGAGLAFADKYFNREAVTLTFMGDGAVRQGAFHETMNMAMLWKLPVVFIVENNHYAMGTSVERTANHVDIWKLGLGYQMPCQPVDGMHPETVAEAVYEAVERARRGEGPTLLDIRTYRYRGHSMSDAQHYRTKEEVEEYKKQDPITNVLAVIKEKKYATDAELEAIDERVKERVAECEKFAEESPYPETHIMYDVVYDQENYPFLPSRL